A single genomic interval of Mycolicibacterium alvei harbors:
- the dnaB gene encoding replicative DNA helicase: MTGSPRAVETTNNHESTVDYDNRQPPQDMAAEQAVLGGMLLSKDAIADVLERLRPGDFYRPAHQNVYDAILDLYGRGEPADAVTVAAELDRRGLLRRIGGAPYLHTLISTVPTAANAGFYAGIVAEKALLRRLVEAGTRVVQYGYAGADGADVTDVVDRAQAEIYDVTERRASEDFVALEDLLQPTMDELDAIASGGVSKGVPTGFFELDELTNGLHAGQMIVVAARPGVGKALALDTPLPSPAGWTTMGEVVVGDSLIGSDGRPTQVVAATEVMVGRPCFQVRFNDGTAIVADELHQWPTGDGIKTTAQLRAGERIGQSESDVGHLVLGVDPVDSVPVRCVEVSSADHLYLAGAGRVLTHNSTLGLDFMRSCSIKHQMASVIFSLEMSKSEIVMRLLSAEANVKLADMRAGRMGDDEWARLARRMAEISEAPLFIDDSPNLTMMEIRAKARRLAQKADLRLIVVDYLQLMTTGKRSESRQQEVSEMSRQLKLLAKEINVPVVAISQLNRGPEQRTDKRPAVSDLRESGAIEQDSDLVLLLHRPDAVDRDDPRSGEADIIVGKHRAGPTASITVAHQLHLSRFANMARG, translated from the coding sequence ATCACTGGATCGCCGCGGGCGGTCGAAACCACGAACAATCATGAATCGACCGTCGACTACGACAACCGGCAGCCGCCGCAGGACATGGCGGCCGAGCAGGCGGTCCTGGGCGGCATGCTGTTGAGCAAGGATGCGATCGCCGATGTCCTGGAGCGGTTGCGTCCCGGCGACTTCTACCGGCCGGCGCACCAGAACGTCTACGACGCGATCCTGGACCTCTACGGCCGGGGTGAGCCCGCCGATGCCGTCACCGTGGCAGCCGAACTCGATCGCCGCGGCCTGCTTCGTCGCATCGGCGGTGCGCCGTATCTGCACACGCTGATCTCCACCGTGCCCACCGCGGCCAATGCCGGTTTCTACGCAGGCATCGTGGCCGAGAAGGCGCTGTTGCGCCGGTTGGTGGAGGCGGGCACCCGGGTGGTCCAGTACGGCTACGCCGGAGCCGACGGCGCCGATGTCACGGACGTCGTCGATCGGGCGCAGGCCGAGATCTACGACGTGACCGAGCGACGCGCTTCCGAGGACTTCGTCGCGCTCGAAGACCTGCTGCAGCCCACCATGGACGAGCTCGACGCGATCGCGTCCGGCGGAGTGAGCAAGGGCGTACCCACCGGATTCTTCGAACTCGACGAACTCACCAACGGTCTGCACGCCGGCCAGATGATCGTCGTCGCTGCGCGACCGGGCGTCGGCAAGGCGCTCGCACTCGATACACCACTGCCCAGCCCTGCCGGCTGGACCACCATGGGCGAGGTTGTGGTGGGAGACAGTCTCATTGGCTCCGACGGGCGACCTACCCAGGTGGTCGCCGCTACTGAGGTGATGGTTGGTCGCCCCTGCTTTCAGGTGCGGTTCAACGACGGCACCGCCATCGTTGCTGACGAACTACACCAGTGGCCCACCGGCGACGGCATCAAGACGACTGCCCAGCTGCGCGCTGGGGAACGGATCGGGCAGTCGGAGAGCGATGTGGGACACCTAGTGCTCGGAGTCGACCCTGTCGACAGTGTGCCTGTGCGCTGCGTCGAGGTCAGCAGCGCTGATCATCTCTACCTGGCCGGCGCGGGCCGAGTCCTCACCCATAACTCCACACTGGGCCTCGACTTCATGAGGTCCTGCTCGATCAAACACCAAATGGCCAGCGTCATCTTCTCGCTCGAAATGAGCAAGTCCGAGATCGTCATGCGGCTGCTGTCAGCCGAGGCCAACGTCAAACTCGCCGACATGCGCGCCGGCCGGATGGGTGATGACGAATGGGCAAGGCTCGCAAGACGAATGGCCGAGATCAGCGAGGCCCCACTGTTCATCGACGACTCCCCGAACCTCACCATGATGGAGATCCGCGCAAAAGCCCGCCGACTGGCCCAGAAAGCGGATCTGCGGCTCATCGTGGTCGATTACCTGCAGCTCATGACAACGGGCAAACGCAGCGAGTCACGACAACAAGAGGTCTCCGAGATGTCACGGCAGCTCAAGTTGCTGGCCAAGGAGATCAACGTCCCCGTCGTGGCGATCAGCCAGCTGAATCGCGGACCTGAGCAACGGACGGACAAACGGCCAGCTGTATCCGATCTTCGCGAGAGCGGAGCGATTGAACAGGATTCTGACCTGGTTCTATTGCTGCATAGACCGGACGCAGTCGACCGCGACGACCCGCGATCGGGCGAAGCTGACATCATCGTAGGCAAACATAGGGCAGGCCCGACCGCCTCGATCACAGTTGCCCACCAACTTCATCTATCCCGGTTTGCCAACATGGCCCGTGGCTGA
- a CDS encoding TnsA-like heteromeric transposase endonuclease subunit: protein MTVSVRNKETLAEYSTDWGLVTTDLLSAAMPWRTFRWYRGQKHYSGTYWSSTERSHVIYESRLELARLQYADFDVAVRRIVAQPFLLKTRVDRRVRRHVPDFLLIDEQGPIVVDVKPLARLGKPKVSFTLDWTRKIVEGHGWRYEVWSEPPATEHENIRFLAGFRNPRCFNDGLVESIRHHELAGRTLGEALSIDFGAPPALVRSAVFHAIWNQYFTVDMTEPLTRSAILTKGPGA, encoded by the coding sequence GTGACGGTTTCCGTCCGAAACAAGGAGACCCTGGCCGAGTATTCGACCGACTGGGGCCTCGTGACCACCGATCTGCTCAGCGCGGCGATGCCCTGGAGAACGTTTAGGTGGTATCGCGGGCAGAAGCATTACTCGGGCACCTACTGGTCGTCGACCGAACGCTCTCACGTCATCTACGAGTCTCGCCTGGAATTGGCCAGGCTGCAGTACGCGGATTTCGATGTCGCAGTACGACGTATCGTCGCGCAGCCGTTTCTCTTGAAGACGAGAGTCGATCGGCGAGTGCGTCGGCATGTGCCGGACTTCTTGCTCATCGATGAGCAAGGACCCATCGTTGTCGACGTCAAACCCCTTGCACGGCTGGGTAAACCAAAGGTCTCTTTCACGCTTGACTGGACCAGGAAGATCGTGGAGGGACATGGCTGGCGTTACGAAGTCTGGAGCGAACCGCCGGCGACGGAACACGAAAATATCCGCTTCCTCGCGGGCTTCCGTAATCCAAGGTGTTTCAACGACGGGCTAGTGGAATCGATCCGACATCACGAACTCGCCGGCCGCACTTTGGGCGAGGCTTTGAGTATCGACTTCGGCGCACCACCTGCCCTGGTGCGCTCTGCTGTCTTCCACGCGATCTGGAACCAGTACTTCACCGTCGATATGACGGAGCCACTGACGAGATCAGCGATCCTGACGAAAGGGCCGGGAGCATGA